The region TTTTCTgttatttgtttctaatttgttttctaattcgattagcatttgcaatcaccatcagcaaagctcaaggtcaatcattggaaaaatgcggtatagatcttaatacagattgttttttccatggacaattgtacgttgcatgttcgagggttggtaaacctgacaatataattgcgcgaagcgcccccaccaactagatgttgggttGGCGGTGTTGAGCTAGTAATCGATAAAACTTAGGACTAGGgagcttttttcaattattgatctaagagtgaaaatttggtcgacgtATCCTCCCTCCCTCCTAGAACCACACTCTTCTACTCACAAAACTTTATttacagcatctctaagtctaacaCTATCATCATTCACaacttagataccaatacagttatgaaaactcctatcttacccatgagaagcttttggtacagagctctgaacttggcttCTCCTctaagcccgcgctccgacgcgtagatcctACTACAACACCATAAGCGGGAACGCAAttctgttttgttgcatacacagcttagataccaatacaagttttctgttaccaattagataccaataccagtttcctgtctccagccgctagcatcgctaccgcgcactgtgtcccaaaaataaatcgagtttccataactgtatattggtatctaagctgtgcatCATACTAAGCAATTGCTATGTAAACCAAGATAATGCCTCTATCTTATCATCTTTTTTATAAAGGGGCTTAATTAATATTTTCCTGAATTCACTAGGCACTtatctttttacaaaaatcaaattcatattcatcagtAATTTTTCATAGTCATCATAATCTTCGGTAATTTGTCTGACTTCGCAACCACCGTCCTTCAAAATACTTATTTACCACACTACCAGCACCTGAGGCCATAttctttaatccttttagtactttcTCTAATTCTTTGTCACAAAATAAGTCTTACTTCACTTCAAATATTGTcacaaacttttaatttttttttattgcattcttttttcattcatttccTTGCTTTAACACGTTCTTCAAATATGTTGGCTTTCCGACTTTAAGTTAACATAATAGTTAGGTCTCAGATTAGTAGACAACTTAAAACTATCCTCGAGAGTCAAATATGTCCTTTTTTGCAGTCATTTTTACGACATATTCGTGGTAATAAGCATTTGAGCCTTGTTCGTCGATTAGAAGATGTTTACGAAGCAACTGTCAAAAGTCTTCGCCTTATTTCACAGGTAAGCTTTtttgtatgctttttttttaataggttaAATGACTATTGCGCGCacctattgtgttttttttattgggggggggggggtgatataGTTCTTAaacattgttttaattttaattttgtatgatTTGGAAGAaggcacttttttttaaattcagaatgaaaaaaaaaataaccaaaattaaCAACAGATGCAACGATATCAATTTTGTATAATTCTCAGCTTGGGTCCGTATTCTTAATTATCCAGGTTCAAACTCAGTGTTACCATCCCGCtaacaaacaccaaaaaacaagaagaacaataggaaatttctcaagacagtgggaaacaaattaaattagtcctggttgaacttcgctgaggtaaggatgctgggactgttttgaaaaaaatttcattttagttttattgattttatcttgCTGTaagttttaccttcttttatatttttgtattgctgaggacggcccttggacaaagGGCCGAAATATTCTAATTAGTTTCACACTGTCTTAAGAAagtccctattgttcttcttgtttatgctatttgtgatggaaaggcaatgtggtcttcgtcgctattcaCTATCCCATTGGAATAAAACTCGCTTATTTTATTcgtcaaaaagtattttcaaaggaCAACAAGTACTATTAATAGTATACAAAGTAGCTTTTACATGTGATTTGCGTCGTGTGACATGCGCATGAACGAAACGGTGTTTCAGTCTTCTCATTGCTTCATATggtctaataattttttttgttggttagAATGATTTTTATAATCTTCATGGACCTTGAATCTATTTCTTCTCGTTTGATAAGTTGAAAGATCGAGTTATTTCAGGACATTTTTTTCAGACTTTGGCAATAGCGAAATGAATTGTCATATTCAtcaacccctcctccctccCTCCACACCTTAGTATTGATATATTATTTACCCAAAAGCTGCACAATGTCTCCAATTTTACCAGTGAAGTGGCACAAAATTGGCAAGAAAAGGATTTGAGTTTGtgatcacattttttttcattggccTTCCTAAAAAGCCACTGGTAAAAAGGGGTACTGGTGAATGTCTCTCGAATATTATCAGTAAAGTGGCACAAATTTGGACAGAAGAGGATTTGAGTTTGTGatcatattttttcttattgtccttcttaaaaaaaaccacTGGTAAAAAGTGGCTCTGGTAAATGTCTCCAATATTACCAGTAAAGTGGCACAAAATTGGGCAGAAGAGGATTTGAGTTTGGGatcatattttttcttattggcttccctaaaaaaaatatagaaaactttTAGTGTATTCCACCCTATTCGCTTTCTAATAATGCGGAATACgttaattttttgctatttatttgTCTAAATGGGCCGTGTTCTCCCTCAAGGCAGCAATATACTATATCCATTTGTCTCTACAATTCAATTGCCTGTCGTTTAGTTGTATTGCTGCCCCCTTTCCTCTCTGTCTTTACCAACTCATTGCCTGCCGTTAAGTTTGGACAAACTGGTGAAATGATCCCCTGTCGTATAAATATAGCATATTGTGTGACGCGTCATGGAATATTTAAAGTCCGAACAGGATCTGTAGTATGAATTATAATGGTGCAATAACGGCATAAAAGCTCCtatgaatataaaacaaaaagggaatatgATCAGCTAGGCTTTTCGCTACTTCGAAAGAGTAGGACCAAACAACCTTAATTATAGACTGCCAGAACCGTCTTTATGATTCATTGGTCCAGAGCAGACATCTATTATGATCAACTAAATTTCGGGCcctgtttttcaaattaaaaaaaaaataataataaataaataaagtagtAAGCCAAAATAGAAATTGAGACACATGACTTTTGGCTCCTTAACCGTTATACATATTATAAAGTACCAAACGTATTAATATGGCcgagttttaaaaaaattcatcattatttaatttcaataaaggtAGAATTATTTCGTAGAATTGGGTCAACTACGAATAGGATGTGAGATATGGGAAGGGTTGAAAGATACCactctattttgaaataaaattgaggAGGGGAGTAACCTTATGCTTGTAGGTTATCTAAAACTGTTTCAGCATGAGAGCTATATTAAAAACTCTTAAAACGTGATGAACCTAAGCTCAGTATTCGTCTACTTGACTAATTTTTCCTTCCAGGATTGATTCTTTAAGTTTATAATCTGCAGACGGAGTAAATACGCTTTTGCATTTCAGATCTATTGCCCTTTCAAActgtttttcttctcttaacCATACTTGCCTTCTATGCTCCGAAATACTTTTCACcttttaaaagtataaaatcaaaaagttACGTTGAACCTAAACTTGGCTGAAAATAAGTTTCATGTTCAAAAATACTACAATCTACTATttttaaatgcaatttttttttctgccaagtcactgttttagaaaaaataatccCATAAATGGTGCAAATGTACTGGAGGGTGTAACACCcctcaaacttgttttttttttatgtatcaaGATTTTATTGCGTTGACGGAATAATGgcaatttctttcaaaatatattttgtttgtttttgttttatacgGTAGTTGTTCGACAGCTTAAAAACGTAAATTTGAAGTAGCACAAATCCATCCATGCACATCACCTTGGATGTTTGAAGCAGCTCTACACCTACATTTCCTCTTGGATAGTGTGGAATCCCTTCCATTCACGCGCATCCTTAATCACTTCTTTCCATACATCATCCTTGTAACTGTAACACTCTCACATTAGAAGTATATACCAGTTGCCAAATGTTTCTCCAAAACACACATTTCAAAGCGCGTAATTCGGAAAGTTTTCGGACCGTCAGAGCAATAGATTTAGTTGCTGCTTGGCATTCAATCCTATCGGCGCTAAACATTTGGCATTGCGTGTGCGTGAAGGAGGGGTCATGAAGAGTGATGTAGCTTGCGTGGTTTTAGATGTGTTTCTAAAATCTTTAATGGAGAGTATAGGATTTTTCACTACTGTATGTTGCTTCTACtgtgctctctctctctctcaaacaCACGCACTCTGCCTCTCTGAGACAAGATGACATAGACATTTGCACATGCACAAAATTCTTAaccagaaaatgttttttcaaggTGAAGTATGGCGCTAAATCATGTCGAAATCTAATGGtctatactatatatatatatatatatatatatatatatatatatatatatatatatatatatatatatatatatatatatatatatatatatatatatatatatatatatatatacactagctgttggggtggcgcttcgcgccccccccccccccaaagcccccccgcgcgcgtaagtcgttacacgccattgtagttgtgtccctatgtcccacctgtgaatatatatatatatatatatatatatatatatatatatatatatatatatatatatatatatatatatatatatatatatatatatatatatatatatatatatatatatatatatatatatatatatatatgtatatatatatgtatatatatatatatatatatatatatatatatatatatatatatatatatatatatatatatatatatatatatatatatatatatatatatatatatatatatatatatatatatatatatatatatatatatatatatgtttttaactacgtaaaacttgcgaatatacaacattctttgctgtcccattgtctgtgcacataaatagattgtcaggtttaccgactcttgaacatgcagcatataatggtccatgggaaaacaatccgtattcagatctatacctcatgattctaatgattgcccttgagctttgttgatggtgattgctaatcgaccattccttgtgtcgccgtcgtcatttatatatccccctgtgcccccggcgtcccctttgtagttgtgtccctgtgtcccggtcgtcatttatattccctgtgtctcggtcgtcatttgtgtcccggtgtcccagtctgtgatttctctttgagtgtcctgagcgtcatttatattccttgtgtcccggtgtcccggtcgtcatttatatccccctgtgacccccggcgtccccgttgtagttgtgtcccggtcgtcatttatattccctgtgtcccggtcgtcatttgtatcccggtgtcccggtctgtatatacattcgttttttagttttgtttttctcctttatttttcatttttttccttttttatttttttttcttttttagttttttttagttttttagcttttttagtttttttattagtttttagttgttttttctttttagtttttttgtagtttttacctttttttttagttttttttacttatgtcctggtcgtcatttatactccccgtgtcccggtcgtcatttgtgtcccggtgctttgttgatggtgattgctaatcgaacattccttttgtcccggtcgctttctctttgagtgtcgtcatttatattccctatgtgtcggtgtcccggtcgtcatttgtgtcccgatgtgccggtctgtaatttcatcggttgaaaacatgacgtcagtcgacacacaaacatgacgtcacccgacagacccacacacacacagacaacttatatatttatatatatatatatatatatatatatatatatatatatatatatatatatatatatatatatatatatatatagagagactagctgttggggtggcgcttcgcgccaccccaacacctagttggtggggacgcttcgcccccccccccccccaagtccccccgcgtgcataagtcgttacgcgccattgtagttgtgtccctgtgtcccacctgtgaatatagatagatatatatatatttttaactacgtcaaacttgcgaatatacaacattcttggctgtcccattgtctgtgcatgtaaatagattgtcaggtttatcgactcttgaacatgcaacatataattgtgaatgggaaaaacaatctgtattcagatctatacctcattaatctaatgattgcccttgagctttgttgatggtgattgctaatcgaacattccctgtgtccccgtcgtcatttatatatccccctgtgccccccggcgtccccgttgtagttgtttccctgtgtcccggtcgtcatttgtgtctcggtgtcccagtctgtaatttctctttgagtgtcgtggtcgtcatttatattcccggtgccCCGGTCGTCGTTTTTTTCCCGGTCGgtatttgtgttccggtgtcccggtctgtaatttctctttgagtgtcctggtcgtcatttatattccctgtgtcccggtcgtcatttgtgccctggtgctttgttgatggtgattgctaatcgaacattccttgtgtcccggtcgctttctctttgagtgtcccggtcgtcatttatattcccggtgtcccggtcgtcatttgtgtcccgatgtcccggtctgtaatttcgtcagtcgacaaacatgtcgtcagtcgacacacatcTGCATAAGCATTTGAAAGATTATCGAAGAAGGTGTTATGTTTTCAGCTATTAAGGTTATAATAACTttcaaaattagcttttttgCTGAGGaaacggatattttttttcctgaaaatttatttcCTTGAACAATTAAATTCCAGCTAGTGCATTTATAATCATGTTCAATTTAGATATTTGTAAATATCAATACaattttcagttataaaaatatagtttattttaaaaaatatagcttTAACAGTCATTGTAACATCAATTTCACATCGGTTTCCATTTTTACGTCTTGTTTCATGGAATCAGATTAGCGGTAATCTCTTCGTTCTTCAACTACAATTATTGTCCAcataatttcattattttcaaaataatatagaTTACATTCTAATAATTCCTGTATCATCACTGTTATTATGATATCATCATTCCATGACATTTTACgacgtcatttttttctgtgCTTGCGTCATTTTCAATCAGTTTTTCCGTCACattttgtaaataatataaaccATGTTCGATCGATCCTTTATAGTTAGTTGTAATTTCCTCGTTGCGATTTGTGATCTGAGTTTAGTCTGGATTCAGCTGAATTAAGTCTAACGCACATCACTTTGGCGAAAATATTGAATGGAATAGAGTACTCGTAGAATCGGTTCTTGTCTTTGTATTCTTTCAACGCTATTTCGTTAGTTACGCTATTTGACCCCATACGATCTTTATTCTTTCATTCTTccatctttatttatttgtttcccatttattttctcattcgATCTTGGCCATTATGTaattacaaatgaaaaataaaaataataaatgttatAACAGCTTTTTCCCAACATTAAATTCATTTTGAGCATCCCCATGTTGTTTTGCCATTGTGATTAACTTAATGTATCACAATCATCACCGTGAGTAGTAAATATTTGCACTTCAGtagataataaatatttttaacgcTGTTATAGAACCAAATATACGGATATATTTATTGTACATTGATGAGTTCAGGGCACTGGTTGGAAATGTATTTTGAGGGTGGTACTCTTTTACCCATATTCATGCCTAACTTTTTAAGGGCATACTCGTTGCCATCTTGGTCTGTCAAAGCTCCGCCCCACTTTTTGGGGATTTGAGTTTCTTCGAGAGTTTCAAACTCCTGTTGCCATTGGTTTTTATCGCTGCCAATGATTCGAATTTTTTGcaccgttaattcggaaaggaATGGTTTAACAAAGTTGTATAATACGCTGAACAAGGCTGGTGTATTAAAAATGACAAGCTTGCCTAAAATCTCGGGATAGTTGGCTTCATACATTTGTGCCAAGTCTTTGCCGAAATTCAGTGAAATCCACGATGTGAGGTCTGCAACTTTCCAGTTAGCCAAGTCAACGAATATATTTAGGCGATTGATTTGGGTCTTGTTCTTCTTGGAATTTCTTTCGATAATTCTCATGCTTCTTTCTAAAATCCACGCACAGTAGTTCAGCATTTCTTTATTGGGTACAGATTTCAGAACGCCTCGTATGTCCATGTTGCCGAGCATTAGTATCCACGTTGGATTTTTATCAATATCTTCGCCAAGAAATCCTAAAGGGATATGAGATCTGGCGATGGAAGTTGGTATCCATGTGTCTGTAAGTTTATCGGCTCCAAACTTTTGCCTCCAGTGTGTATGGGCTTTTAACATGTCAAAAGCTTTGTCGATGTCAAAGTCTCGGGCAATTAACCATCGGACAATATACGCCTGATTTCTGTATGGCAGTTTCAAGTCCTCTACTTCtttggaaaactgaaaaaaagaagtttttagtTCGTGGATACCAGATAATGAGGGGGGATGACTTATGATATACTAAAGTggactgtgaaaaaaaaaaattagaattacaAATCTAAATTCAATCTTGTTGCATCGTCAATTTTCTTTGGGTCTTGTGAAAGCTAGCGGAGTGTGAAGTGCTGTATCTGGTCAGCTAACATACACACTACTTTCCAGGGACGGACACTGGGGTGGAGGACTCCCccccaaaatttgaattttggggACTTTCTATTCAAATTACCaaataattcccccccccccctcccttctATATGCTTGATTTCTGTATGGTAGTTTCAAACCCTctatttctttggaaaattgaaaaaggatcgtatttttatttcatgtgTAGTAAAGGGGTTGTTATCAAGATTTAGTGATACTTAAGGAACACATAGAAGAAAGGGTTTAGAACCACTGATCCGAATGAAACCGTAATGTATAGTTGTTATTCTTCAACTCTTGAGACAACAAGAAGGTGaatattaccaaaaaaaaagcttgtccCAAATACCAAAGAATTGCtcattaatcaatttaaaaccGAGCTGCGTGTGGGGTTGCTTGGTaggtatacctttgaaatagattgagaCTGATGGAATAAATATtgacaataattatttttttttttttttgcttcgggatcatgatattatgttgttttattgtgTATGATTTATTTATGTACGTTTTTTTTCTCGGTATACGGTTTCACCCTTCTGCTTATTATAGAttaacttgttattttttttgtttttattattttttcttctattttttggtcttttttgttGGTAGCACACCCTCACAAGCGAtgcttttggtgtgctaccgattgattttgtctctgttatttcttttggataataaattaatactactactaatactactacaatGTCGCTAGCTGTCAAAAtaggaagttttaatttcacatttGCAAATTTTTCTTGTACAAGGCAATGAATTGAATATTTCTTTCTGACTATTATGATGAAGTTATGATGCTTATGATGCATCCTCTCAAGTGGCAAAATGTTTTGTTGGCAAATGTCTCTCAAGTGGCAAAAGTGACAATTTTATTGCTCAGAGTTTTCTCAAGTCAAATTCAAGCGCAATCGCAAATAAtcacaaaattaagaaaaaaaaaattaaaaaataacatccAAGTGGTTGGCGAATAAAATGTAGAAACATTCCTAAAAGATGTCAGGTCTGGTTGTACCATATCTTGTCTACAAAAGTGAAGAGACGTTACAGTGTCTTAAGAACGTGATTTCTGAATCATTCATgcgaaaaacaattaaaaaatgattttaaaatttaataattaacaatattcAACTAATAACTAATGCAAAAAAATACTAATGTCAACAACAACTGACaattaaagaaattgaaacaCTAATCATAacttgaaaagacattaaaaactTCAATTAGGAACGTGTGCCAGCGCGAAGCCGACTTTTATACGAAAGGAAGTATTTTCTTGGCGaagattttaaatttgtaaaacATTGACACTCGGAGAAGGAAATGTGAGAGGCCATGCCATCAATAAGCATAGTTACTAGTTTCTGACTTCAATACCAAGTATTTTTGTTCATATAGTATATCATATAgattaaattgtaaaatttaaataaatcaccTCGTTTTGTTTATGAAGTATGACAGATTGCTAAAGATTTGTCTTTACGGCAGTCCGCCGAGgccccaaaaaaaaagtcatcatCGGATGGAGTAGAAAGAGTTAGTAAGCTAGgacttaaaggaaatgggaactttggGATAGCGTATCGAGGGAATCTTTGGATAGTTCGGGATAGGGATAAGCGTGCGTAGCGTGTTTGCCTCAGGGCTTTTGGTGCTGCATTGAGTTCTTAGTAGTAGTGTCAAAGTAAGCCTTaatattgcaaaatttttagaaatgtatttctttgaatttttaatttttttcttgtttaaaagttatattgcaGTAAATTTCATCATTCATATTTgatgcttaaaatatatatttcaaattgtaaagaaaaatGAGATGTTTTCTGCGCTTTTCATGATAGTACGAGTTGAATCAAAATGTGAAGAATTTGCTACAATTATAATAGCTTCTGACTGATCAATTAGGGGGTTACAAACTCACTACTAACCAGTTACAACTTCTGTCACAACTTCCAATTAGCTAATTCATTCATGGAAttgttaaaacattttaactgtttttgtaaaagtatttattttttgaaatgaaaatttttttttttttgagatggTGCGAAGCATAAACATCGTTATCATCATCAGAAACATCATGGAAACAAATTAGTAACAAATTTGCGAAGGTTTCTTCGCAAATCATCTTAAATTGATTCTTGTCATGGTtacctttgttttttctttctgtttttaataCTTGGAAAAATCAGTGTAACATTACTGGTGGaacaaaaaaccaaattttagtAGGAAAGACCTCCTGGGGTTTAAAGTATTTTGATCACTGAACATGGTTTATTCAACTCTTTGATGATCCAAAAATTACTCATTTGTAATACAGGAAGCAAGTATCCAGGAAGCAAATACAGGATGCTATTATTATTGTCAAAAGTAATGATAATGGTAtcatttaacatttttttttaaacaggtaaGATCATTGAACATTGTCAGAACAAGTGACGCAATGAACATTATTAGTACATATCCTTTTCAAACACAGATTCCCAGAAATGTCATATACTAATGGACATATCATACCCGCGGAAGTTGGATACTTGTGCCACAACTTTCTATGTCACTGGATTCCGGAAGCCAAAGTCTACGACGCATGAATTTCCAGTGTTCTTTAAATCGTTTCTCAGAACCTCTTTCCACCCCATTCGAGAAcaacaaactttttatttaatcctagATGTAtggccgaaaaaaaaataatcgaaaaaCTGGACGTATATGTTGTTAAAAAGTGACTGAGAAAAacattgatttaaaatgaaGGAACTTTGAAAATCTTCTTGATAGGATCCTTACTTTATAATGTTAATTGTGTTAATTATAtggaacacactcaagaagttcgCTGAATGTACGATGTgtgaaaaccggtttcatagccacaaggAAAAATAACGGGTGACAGAAatcattggacttgtataatttgggctatatatttgcacattagaggggtgggggtaaggttAGGTTTGGCTACTTACCCCATcacacccccctaatgtgcaaatatcgAGCCGaaactatattattatataaactagagtattatatttccatcatattttggcatatttcatttggattaacctaacttcacttcttggatGTGTTCCGTATAGATACTTATCTGTTATAGCTGCagcactcaagaagtgaagttaggttaatcctaatgaaatatacctaagtatcatgaaaatatgatactttcgaaacaaatttgaactatatatttgcacattagagagggaggggggtaaagtatagcgagtGTGGATGCAAGAATTCGTTAGCCACAACTATTccgcatattatgaagtaaaaattgttttctagctTCACGCTGTCAAAAtactttacctcccccccccctatgatGTGTAAATAGGCTATACAGCCCAATTATGTAGTTCTCTCacactaagctgaaa is a window of Artemia franciscana chromosome 7, ASM3288406v1, whole genome shotgun sequence DNA encoding:
- the LOC136028783 gene encoding SEC14-like protein 4 (The sequence of the model RefSeq protein was modified relative to this genomic sequence to represent the inferred CDS: added 49 bases not found in genome assembly); protein product: MEDLRQLTDDQKDILKKFSKEVEDLKLPYRNQAYIVRWLIARDFDIDKAFDMLKAHTHWRQKFGADKLTDTWIPTSIARSHIPLGFLGEDIDKNPTWILMLGNMDIRGVLKSVPNKEMLNYCAWILERSMRIIERNSKKNKTQINRLNIFVDLANWKVADLTSWISLNFGKDLAQMYEANYPEILGKLVIFNTPALFSVLYNFVKPFLSELTVQKIRIIGSDKNQWQQEFETLEETQIPKKWGGALTDQDGNEYALKKLGMNMGKRVPPSKYISNQCPELINVQ